A single genomic interval of Lucilia cuprina isolate Lc7/37 chromosome 2, ASM2204524v1, whole genome shotgun sequence harbors:
- the LOC111683052 gene encoding lipase 1-like, whose amino-acid sequence MASDSNESISTNYKTFIQILLICSISNYFAYVQAKYLEDNYPKKVIEDAHLDTAQLIEKYKYPIETHYVTTNDNYILRLHRIANPKAPPILFMHGLVDSSATWVLMGPNKAPAYYFFDNGYDVWLGNSRGNRYSRNHTTLDPNTDQEFWKFSWHEIGFYDLPIIIDHILKETGFKKIAYFGHSQGTTAFWVLCSLQPQYNEKITVMHALAPVAYLKHIKTPLIKHFREFAKASKDRVREFLPRNVMMFQMCFISQMTENMCIQFLNQLMGNDGEQTNSTMYPVIFGHVPAGCNLKQFDHYLQIVKNDRFCQYDYEREENMKRYNHSIPPVYPLEKVIVPVGLHYTYNDYLSSDIDVKRLAEKLPNVVENVLYPYKTWNHISMLWGVDARRLAHERMLKLLKKYPFE is encoded by the exons atggcAAGCGATTCAAATGAATCCATTTctacaaattataaaacatttatacaaatattattaatctGCAGCATTAGCAATTATTTTGCTTATGTCCAAGCGAAATATTTGGAGGATAACTATCCAAAAAAGGTTATAGAAGATGCACATTTAGATACG gCCCAACttatagaaaaatacaaatatccGATAGAAACTCATTATGTTACCACTAACGACAATTATATTTTACGTTTGCATCGCATTGCAAATCCTAAAGCACCaccaattttatttatgcatGGTCTGGTCGATAGTTCAGCCACCTGGGTACTAATGGGACCAAATAAGGCACCCG ctTATTATTTCTTTGACAATGGCTACGATGTTTGGTTGGGTAATTCTCGCGGTAATCGTTATTCGCGCAATCATACAACTCTCGATCCCAATACTGATCAAGAATTTTGGAAATTTAGTTGGCATGAAATTGGTTTCTATGACCTACCCATTATAATAGATCATATTTTGAAAGAGACtggttttaagaaaattgcttACTTTGGGCATTCCCAGGGAACAACCGCCTTTTGGGTTTTATGTTCTCTTCAACCTCAATATAATGAGAAAATAACCGTAATGCATGCTCTGGCACCGGTTgcttatttaaaacatattaagaCACCTTTGATAAAACATTTTCGAGAATTTGCTAAAGCTTCCAAAGATCGAGTAAGAGAATTTTTGCCTCGTAATGTAATGATGTTTCAGATGTGTTTCATTTCGCAAATGACCGAGAAtatgtgtatacaatttttaaatcaacTGATGGGCAATGATGGAGAACAAACAAATTCG acCATGTATCCTGTAATTTTTGGTCATGTACCAGCCGGTTGTAATCTTAAACAGTTTGATCATTATCTTCAAATAGTAAAGAATGATCGTTTTTGTCAGTATGACTATGAACGTGAGGAAAATATGAAACGTTATAATCATTCTATACCACCAGTTTATCCCTTAGAGAAGGTAATAGTACCCGTTGGCTTGCATTACACATACAATGATTATTTGAGTAGTGATATAGATGTCAAACGATTGGCTGAGAAATTGCCAAATGTCGTGGAAAATGTTTTGTATCCCTATAAAACGTGGAATCATATTAGCATGTTGTGGGGTGTAGATGCCAGGAGACTCGCTCATGAAcgaatgttaaagttattaaagaaatatccATTTGAATAG
- the LOC111683053 gene encoding lipase 1-like: MIFNKYQSYKKFVVCSVILKLWVLVDAGYMEDNYPKSIIEDADLDTAQLIHKYKYPVETHYVTTEDKYILRVHRIPKPKAPPVFLMHGLEDSSSTWILMGPQKAPGYFFSDNGYDVWLGNARGNRYSRNHTLFDPDTDRDFWKFTWNEIGYYDLAAMIDYVLTQTGYQKTGYFGHSQGTTSFWVLCSLRPEYNEKITMMHALAPVAYMKHVKSPLLGMAMNFVQASKEYLTDFIPRNEMLYKMCLISKISEDTCLDVFNKVVGKDMKQTNMTMLPAIFGHVPAGCNIKQVDHYLQLVKSNRFCKYDYGPQENMKHYGQTSPPEYPLKKITVPVGLYYTRNDYLSSVVDVKRLARMLPNVVVNSLYPYRKWNHMTMLWGIDARELAHKRMLEVMKNYPYE, translated from the exons atgatatttaataaatatcagagttataaaaaatttgtagtaTGTAGTGTTATACTTAAATTATGGGTCTTGGTAGATGCGGGTTATATGGAAGATAATTATCCAAAAAGTATAATAGAGGATGCTGATTTGGATACG gcTCAACTGATACACAAATACAAGTATCCGGTTGAGACCCATTATGTTACCACTgaagataaatatattttaagagtaCATCGCATACCGAAACCTAAGGCACCTCCTGTGTTTTTAATGCATGGTTTGGAAGACAGTTCCTCTACATGGATCTTAATGGGTCCACAAAAAGCACCAG GTTATTTCTTTTCGGATAATGGTTACGATGTTTGGTTGGGTAATGCTAGAGGAAATCGTTATTCCCGCAACCATACCTTATTTGATCCAGATACTGATagagatttttggaaatttacttGGAATGAAATTGGTTATTATGATTTAGCCGCTATGATAGATTATGTTTTGACACAAACCGGTTATCAGAAAACTGGTTATTTTGGACATTCACAGGGTACTACTTCATTTTGGGTTTTATGCTCCTTACGTCCAGAGTATAATGAGAAAATAACTATGATGCATGCCTTGGCACCGGTGGCTTATATGAAACATGTTAAATCACCTTTATTGGGAATGGCCATGAATTTTGTTCAGGCCTCTAAGGAATATTTAACAGATTTTATTCCCCGCAATGAAATGCTTTATAAAATGTGTCTAATCTCGAAAATATCTGAGGATACTTGTTTAGATGTTTTTAATAAGGTAGTGGGTAAAGATATGAAACAAACTAATATG ACCATGTTACCGGCCATTTTTGGTCACGTACCCGCCGGCTGTAATATCAAACAAGTCGATCATTATTTGCAATTGGTGAAAAGTAATAGATTTTGTAAATATGATTATGGTCCCCAAGAAAATATGAAACACTATGGCCAAACAAGTCCGCCAGAATATCCCCTGAAAAAGATAACCGTTCCGGTGGGTCTGTATTATACACGCAATGATTATCTCTCCAGTGTTGTGGATGTTAAGCGTCTGGCTCGTATGCTGCCAAATGTTGTGGTGAATTCTCTTTATCCCTATAGGAAATGGAATCATATGACTATGTTGTGGGGCATAGATGCCAGAGAATTGGCTCATAAACGTATGTTGGAAGTTATGAAAAACTATCCATATGAATga